One genomic segment of Pedobacter endophyticus includes these proteins:
- the trpA gene encoding tryptophan synthase subunit alpha, whose product MNRIKQLFEKKKNILSIYYTAGYPNTGDTIQIAEALERSGADMLEIGFPYSDPVADGPVIQASSKQSLDQGMTLNLLFEQLKDLRKNVTIPVLLMGYVNPVLQFGVENFCKACAEVGVDGCIVPDLPMVEYEEFYKDCFEQHNLSNVFLITPQTADERIRKIDGLTNGFIYLLSSSATTGKNLEVGDTTETYFSRIKNMNLKNPTMIGFGISDKQTFDKACSYANGAIIGTAFVKAIADGDIEESVSGFMKNFK is encoded by the coding sequence ATGAACAGAATCAAACAACTCTTCGAAAAGAAGAAAAATATATTATCAATTTATTACACAGCCGGTTATCCAAATACTGGCGATACGATACAAATTGCGGAAGCGCTAGAGCGATCGGGAGCGGATATGCTCGAAATCGGCTTCCCTTATTCAGATCCCGTGGCTGATGGTCCGGTGATACAGGCCAGTAGTAAGCAATCTTTAGATCAGGGCATGACTTTGAACTTGCTTTTTGAGCAATTGAAAGATTTACGCAAGAACGTAACCATTCCCGTTCTGTTGATGGGCTACGTAAACCCCGTATTGCAGTTCGGCGTAGAGAATTTTTGTAAAGCCTGTGCCGAAGTGGGTGTCGATGGATGCATTGTACCTGATTTGCCGATGGTAGAATATGAGGAGTTTTATAAAGACTGCTTCGAACAGCACAATTTAAGCAACGTATTTTTGATTACGCCTCAGACTGCCGATGAACGCATCCGGAAAATTGACGGATTAACCAACGGCTTTATTTACTTGCTTTCGTCATCGGCAACGACCGGAAAAAACCTCGAAGTTGGCGATACGACGGAGACTTATTTCAGCAGGATTAAGAACATGAACCTGAAAAATCCAACGATGATCGGTTTCGGAATCAGCGACAAACAAACTTTTGATAAAGCCTGTTCTTATGCAAATGGAGCTATTATTGGCACTGCGTTCGTTAAGGCCATTGCTGATGGAGATATTGAGGAAAGTGTGAGTGGTTTCATGAAAAACTTTAAATAG